The following nucleotide sequence is from Methylocystis iwaonis.
CGGCGCGACGACGATCTTTCGTTCAGCAGTCCGGCTGCAAAGCTCCATTATCTTCTCCGCAAGCGCGCGTGGATCGAGCAGCGGCACGAAGTCGACATGGCCGCCGCCAATTTCGCGAAACACCGGTAGATCGGAGGCGATGACGGGCAGGCCGTGCCGGTTGGCTTCGACGAGGGGCAGGCCGAAGCCTTCGATGACCGAAGGGAAGACGAGCGCGTGGGCGTGGCGATAGCAGAATCGCAGATCCGTGTCGCTCGCGCGGTCGAGCCAGAACAGACGTCGACCGAACTCCGGGTGTCGCGTGATGTCGTGAGCGAGCGCGTCGCTCTGCCAGCCGGGTCGGCCGACGATGAGATATCGGACGTCGACCCCCATGCGCCACAGTTGCTCGAAAGCGTTCAGCGCGATCGGGTAGGCCTTTCGCGGCTCGAGCGTTCCGACGCTAAGGAAACAGGGTGTCGTATCCGTAAAAATGGCTTGCGCCATCGCGGAAACGGGCCGCCGATCCTCGTCTTCGAAATCGGCGCCGAGGCGCCACCAGCCGACAGGAAGATCGGGGCGCCCGAAAGGGGCGCGTTTTTCGACGTACTCGATGAAATCCGAAGCCGCGCTGCGCGAGACGCAGACGACGCCGTCGCTTTCCATCACGATCGCGTCGAACCATTCCTGAAACTCCGCGTGCATGCGCGGCGAAACAGCCAGCGGATGCGTGAGCGGGATGAGATCGTGCACGACGGTGACGAGGCTTCCACCTGCCGCCCGCAGGCTGTGGATGATCGACTCGTATTCCCCGGTCAGGCCCCAGCAGGCGTCGAGCAATAGGAGTCGGTCCCCCGGCGCGAACGACAGCGGGCTCGACCAGTCCGGACTATCGTACCACGAGAGAAGCTTGCCGCTTTCGATGATCACAGGCATCGCAAAACCGCTTCTCGGGGCGCGCCGCGCGACCTCGCGCACGACGCGTTGAATGCCCGTCTGCCCTCCAAAGCGATGTGTCGGCGTCACGTCGATGAACAGCCGCCCTGCGGCGGATCGGGAGCAGCCGTGCGCCGGGGAGGAATTGGCAGGAAGGTGCGGGCGAGACCGGCAAGTGCGGACGCGCGAGCCGTCGTGAAGATGGCCGAGGCCGAGCGCGCGCGTCACGGTCCAGTAGAGTTCCCGCGCGCGGAAGTAGAGGGTCGCAGTGACCGGATCGAGAGTGTTCATGGCGCGGTCGCATATGAGATGTTGGTTCTCGGCCTGGATCCAGGCCGAAAGCCATGCATCGATGCGCCGATTGCCGTCGCATGGCGAGGATCCCGAAGAACCCCGATCTGCGCGATCCTCGTCGAAAAAGGCGGTGCGGATGTAGTCAACCATTATCGACTCCGTCTCTCTTCGCCTGGGGCTCAGCGCAGCGAGCAGAACGCGACCGATGTCGTCGTCACCGGCGCATCGCACGATTGTTGGATTGAAGGGCGCGGCTGGGCGCTGATCCGGGGGCTCGACGACGCGAAAGCACTCGCGCCGATTGTGACGACCACACCGAGACGCCTCAGCATATCGGGTGCGGCATACGCCTTTCGGCGCGTGGGGGCCGACAGGGGCAGGAGCGTGAGGGACATCTCGAAACTCCGAAGTGGGAAAACATCACACGCCCGGGATTATGCGTGTAAAAATTTCCCACGTCAAGGAGTCGTGGGATTGTGTCCCACTTTGACTCGGGTTACCAAGGTTCATGACCGAAAGCCGCGACGACGCGCTCCCAGACGCGCAGAAGCTTCAGCAGCCGATCGCGCGCCTGCTGCGCCCGCTCGTGCGGCTGTTCATCCGCTGCGGCACGACCTTTCCAGCACTCTGCGACCTGCTGCGGGAGCTTTACGTCAATGTCGCCGTCCATGATTTCGCCTTGCCGGACAAGGAGCAGACCGACAGCCGCATCAGCCTCTTGACGGGAATCCACCGCAAGGAGGTCCGGCGTCTGCGTGAAGCGGGGGCTCCGGTCCGCATGACGCCGGCCTCGCTGTCCCGCACGACCCAGATCGTCGCTCTGTGGCTGGCCGACCGCCGCTTCACGGACAGGAACGGCGCGCCGGCGCCGCTGCGGCGCGCGGGCTCCGGGCCCACCTTCGAGTCGCTGGTCGAGGAGGTCACCAAGGATCTTCGCCCGCGAGCCGTGCTCGACGAGTGGCTTGATCGCAAGATCGTAGTCCTCGACGCCAAGGGCCGCGTGGTCCTCACCGAGGCGGCGATCGCGCCGAACCGCGGCGACGATCGACAGCTCCATTACTTCGGCCGCAATCTGCACGACCATATCGCCGCGGCTGTAGAGAACGTGACCTCGAACCCGGCGCCCTTCCTCGAGCGCGCTGTCCATTACGAGGGCCTGTCCGAGGATGTGGCGCGCCAGCTCGAGGCGCTGTCCCGCAAAGTGGCGATGGAGGCGTTGCTCGCGGCCAACCGCGAGGCGCAGACGCTTCACCGGGGCGACGCCGGCGGCGAGTGGCGCTGGAACTTCGGCGTCTATGTCTACCGCGAACGGGAGCCGCGCGGCGACGGCGCGCCGGAAAACCAGCCGGGAGAGCCGTCGTGACAGGATTTCTACGGCTCGACCGGCGCCGGCTGATCGCTTCTCTCTTCGCCTGTCTCGCCAACGGCGCGGCGCCCGGGCGCGCCGGAGAGAAGCCGAAGGACAACGGCCTCGGGGGCACCGGCTACATTTCCGTGCTTCCCGACCCCGACAATGGATTGGGGGGCACCGGCGTCGTCGGCACGATCCGCGGCTTCGGCAGCATTCTCGTCAACGGGCTGAAGATTTCCTACGCGCCCACGGCGGAGGTGACGATAGACGGACAGCCGGTCGATGTTTCGCGCATGCGCGTCGGCCATGTCGTGTCGCTCGTCGCGCAGCGCAATGAAGCGGGCTTCACGACGACGCGCATCCGCATCCTGCACGAGGTGGTGGGGTCGATCGAATCGATCTCCGGTCGCAGCCTGCGCATCCTGGGGCAGAAGGTCGAACTCGGGCGTGGCGTCGCCGCCGGCGGACTGGCTGTCGGACAGCATGTCGCAGTCAGCGGACTGCGCCTGCCGGATCAGACGATCGTCGCAAGCCTTGTCGAGCCCGTCGATGCCGCGGTAGCGCAAATCGTTGGCACGGTGACGCGTGACGCGGACGGACGGCTGGCGATCGGGGCGCAACCGCTCGCCGGCGCGGCGCGGTCGCTGGCCGGACAACGGGTCGCGCTGCGCGGCGCAGTCGCCGCCGGAGCCTTCGAGGTTTCCCATGTTGCGCCTGACGAGTGGCTGCCGCGTGGGGTGCGACAGGCGCTCGTCGAAACCTATGTCGAACGGGACGGCGATATGGTCGCCGCCGCCGCCGGGCCGATGCTGACGGCGCGGCGCGACCCCTCCTTCTATGGCGTCATCCGCGCCGTGATCGGCGTCGCCATGGACCGGAACGGCGGATGGTCCATCGAGACCTTCCGCGCCTCGGAAAGCCTCGGCGAGAAGGGTTCGGGTAAGGATTTCCGCCAGCGGATGAAAAGCGTCGAGGAAACCGCGCCGGCGCCCGCGGGCGACGGTGGCGGGTCGCGGTCCGGCGCTGAGGCCCCACCCAATTTCGGAAATGTGCCCTCTGGCGGCTTTGGAGATCCGTTCCCGTTCGGAGCCGGCGGAGCGCCTCCTGGCGGCTTCCCGGGGCCTGGAATGCCTGGTCCCGGCGGCCGTCCGAGGCGCTGAGCGCGCGTAACCAACTCTTTTCTGCGACAACATTCCGCGAATGGCGACGAAATTCCCGCGCGAGCTATTGACGTGTGAAATTTACCCACGCATATTACGTGGGTAAATTTCACACGAAGCGGCGCCGCCCTATCGACGCCTCTTCGAAGTGACGGCCGACCCGGCAGCCGGGTCGGAACGAACGGCCGCGCGAGTGAGCGGTCGCCCGGTCGGCCGGCTTCTTGCCCTCTCGAGCCGCCGATCCGTGCCCGGCGGGCATCCCCTGCCGGGCCACTGCCGTCCAGTGGCGGCAGGGGCCAACTGAAAACCGAAAGCAGGATTTTACGGAAATGAAAAAACCCACGCTCTCCATCCTCGCCCTGATCGCGCTCCTCGAACCGACGCGGGCCGCCGATCTTCCTTCGCGCAAGCCCGTTTACACGCCGCCGCCCCCGCCCGCCGCTCTGTGGAACGGGCTTTACCTCGGCCTGAACCTCGGCGGCGGATGGCCGGAACGCGGCGCGGGCGGCGTCGTCGGCGGCGCGCAGATCGGTTACAATTATCAGTTGACGCCACTGTTCGTGGTCGGTCTCGAAACCGATTTTCAGGGAACCAGCCTTTCCCTCTCCGGCCGACGTCCGGCTCTGTTCGACCCGACTGCATTCGCTGCCGGCGCTGCGCCCCTTCTCCCGTTTCCGGGAGCGCAAGGCGCACGTTCTGTTCCCTGGTTCGGCACTTTGCGGGCGCGCGTCGGGGTTCTGGCGCTTAGTCCGACCTTGCTGCTCTATGGCACGGGCGGCTTCGCCTATGCGGGCGCCGGCGGCGGCGTCGCGACGGGCTGGACAGTGGGCGGCGGCGCCGAATGGACCTTTGCACGCAATTGGTCGGCGAAGGCTGAGTATCTCTTCAACGACGTCTCGGGCGGCGCTGCGGGCGGCCCCGGCGGCAAGCGGGACATCAGCTTTCACGTCGTTCGAGCCGGCGTCAATTACCGCTTCGACGCCAGTGATCTCCTCAGCTTCACAAAATTCTGACCTGACTATGGCGTGACCGGAGGGTTGATTAGGTGGCCGCCACGCCGAAGGCGTGGTGGCCACGATTGATGGTCGAGCTGTGCATTCACGGTTTCAAAGCTCCACAATCTTCATCCCGAAGTCCACGTTCTCTAGCCGTCGCGCCGGCCTTATGGGCCCATGGCCCCTTGAGATTGCAGACGACGCGCGTCGCCCCGCCCTGGTAGTCGAAGGAGTCGTGGGTGTGGCCGTGGATCCAAAGCGTCGGTTGACGCGCTTCGATGACGTCCGAGAGGTGGCTCACGAAGCAAGGCGTAAGCGGGTCGATCGAGAAGCGCGCCGCCACCGCATCCGGATGCGGGGCGTGGTGGGTCGCGACCACAGTCGGACGCTCGGCGAGAACGCACCCGATCCCGAAACCCCCGGTCGGCCTCACCCGTTCGCTTCCCGCCCCACACTGCATGGTGTGGCAGGGAGGGGCTTTCACCCTCCGGAGTGGTCGGTAGTTGAGCATCTAACCCGGTGTGATTCTCCTTTCTACGTGTAGAGTTAGAGGGCTGCGCTTGGCGCACTGACGAGGAATTGGTCGAGAGAGAGGCTCTCGATCGCTCGGCGCGGGCTGATCCAAAGCCTCCACGTTCGCGCCGTCCTCGACGCCGAAGGCGTCCGAAACCGGTGAATTCGAAGTGCTCGCGGGCGGTCGTCGCTATCGTGCGCTGGAATTGCTTGTGAAACAGAAACTTCACGAAAAATGCTGGTTCTGTCGCAAATTTGCGTGACGGCGAGACGTGCGACAGCAGGCCTCTCGAGGCTTACGCCGCGAGTGGGTAGAACTGCTTTGCTGGGCACAATTTGCCAGTCGTTTGCAACTTCCCCTTTCGGATCATGTGCATGAGTTCGACCCTAGCGAGCGTCGCTGCGGCCGAGCGAAAGGATTTGAACCCGAGCGCCGGCCGCGCCACGCGCTTGATCGCTCGGTGGTCCTGTTCGACGATGTTGTTCAAATATTTCCTTCGCGGATTTCAATGTCCGCCTCGTGCTCCGCGTTGTAGCTCTCGATCGCCGCGGTGTTTGCGCCGCTCTTGTTGATCGTGATCTTCTTCGGCGCGCCGTTCTGACCAATCGCGCGCCGCAGGAACCGCAACGCCGCTTTGTGGTCCCGGTTGGCCGTCAGCAGGAAGTCACCGCGGCGCCAGCCTTGTCGACGGCCCGATAGAGATATCTCCAGGAGCCTTTGATCTTCACATAGGTCTCATCCAGCCGCCAACTGTCGCCGACCGGCCGCTTGCGGGAACGGAACCGACGCTCCAGCTCGGGCGCGTATTTGACGACCCAGCGGTTGAGCGTCGAATGGTCGGCCTCGACCCCGCGCCCTTCCATCATCTCCTCGAGCTGCCGGTAACTGACCGGGTAGGCGACATACCAGCGCACGCCCCATAAGATCACGCTCGAAATGACTGCCAGAGCTTCAGGGTTTGAGCGTCGATAAACCTCGCGCAGGACGGCCGCGGTAACGGCTTTTGGAGATTGTACGCAATGAACCTTGGAAGCAGCGGATTGCTCGCCGCCGCCATCCTCATGCATTGGTTTTTAAGAATGTTGAGGGGACCGAAGTAAGACGGCGGTAGGCATAGCCTAATTCAAAGTCTTGCGGGACCTGCCTAAGTTACTCTCAGGCGCTAAGATCGACGCGCCACTTATTCGGATGGCGATAAGAGTCGGGGTTGAATGATGAATAGACTTTCCTTTGCATTGTGCGCTGCTATTCTTTCCGCCGCGGTGTCTTCTGTGGCTACGCCTGCTTTCGCGTTGGGCGGTTGCGGCCCAAACGGGCATCGGAATGGGCGGGGTTTTTGCGTGTTCGGCGGTCAAAATCAGGACTGGTGCCTGAGAAGGACGGGCCATCCTGCCACTCGCATGCCGAACGGCACGCTCCGCTGTTTCAGGTAATCGCCTCAAAGGCAATCCAAACTCATCCGGAGGTTGAGCGCGCGGCCGCGCGCTTATCCTCGCGCTCGGGACGAGAAGCCGCCAAAGCTCCGCGAGCCTCTCCACGCTTCTCGCTCTTGAGCCCAAGCTCTGTCCGGGACACACTGACAAGCGGCTGCATCCGATTATCTCTGAGCGTCTGCGAAGGGCTCGGCATGAGGCTAAAGAAAAAAGCCCGGCGCTGGGCAGGGCTGAGTCAGAAAGCATTGGACGCAGGAAAGGGGTCAGCGCAGAATCTTCCCAAAATTGTTGCGGGTTTCTAAGGGGCCGGAAGGCGTTCTGGAGAGGCTCGGTCGGCCAAACATAATCGCCGTTGAAGGTGATGTGCTCCCAGCCGAGTGGCGCGACATGAGCGAGCAAATCGTTACGGACTCGTTCGCCGCTGGAGCGCAGTTCGGCAACGGCGTGGCTGAGATAGACCGTATTCCAAAGGATGACGGCCGAGACGACGAGATTGAGGCCTGAGGCCCGGCAGCGTTGATTTTCGAAGGTCCGGTCGCGGATCTCGCCAAGCCGATGAAAGAACACCGCCCTGGCGAGCGCGTTGCGCGCCTCGCCCTTGTTGAGGCCTGCATTTGTTCGCCGCCGTAGAGCGGGGTCGCTGATCCAGTCGAGGGTGCAGAGCGTGCGTTCGAGCCGGCCTATCTCTCGGAGTAGGGCCTTCGCCAGCGCATTCTGTTTGGGGTAAGCCGCGAGCCGACGCATCTGGGTGGACGGTGCGACGGTCCCAGCTTTGATTGACGCCGCGAGGCGTAACGTCTCATCCCAGTTTTCGCCAATGATGCGAAAGTCGATAGCGCCGCCGAACATCGGGTTGAGAGATGCGTAGGTCGCAGGAGCGTCCGCGACATAGAGGGCGGCGATCGGCAAGATCGCGAATGCGCGGCGCGAATCTAAACCCCGTCAGATGGCAGAGACCGAACACGTGATCGACGGCGCCTGCCGTGTCCGTATAGTGCTCACGGATATCCAGCGAGCATTCGTGATGAAGCAACCCGTCCAGAATATGCGCGGCCTCACTGGCGTTAGCCGCGATGACCTTGGTGTGAAACGGCGCGTAGCGATCGGAGATATGCGTATAGAACTTGACGCCCGGCTCGGACCCGTATTTGGCGTTATAGTCGGCAGGCGCTTCCCCATGCCCGCCCGCCTTGAAAAATTGTCCATCCGACGACGACGCGCCACCGTCGCCCCATACTCTTGTGAATGGTTGCGCATGTATCGCCTCGGTCAGGCATGCCAGCGCCGCCTGATAGGTTTCATCGCGAATGCGCCATTCCGCGATCCAGAGCAATTTCGAATGGCTGAATATCCTGGAGCTGCGCGCCATTCTGGTGAAGCCGAGATTGGTGGCGTCCGCGAGCAACGCCGTCATCAGCCCGATATTTTCCTCGGGCGGCGCAGGCGTGGCGTGATGTTGCCTTCCTTGTGCGACCTGAACGCGCGGCGCAAATAAGAGAGAGGGGGCTCCGGATTGTCAGCCCTTATGGCGATACGATATTCCACCCTACATTTATTACGGCGGAAAGGATTAGCCAGCCCTACGATATCATCCTGGTAACGGTAAAGGCATTTCAGCTCGATGCCGCTCTTGACGCGTTTTCACCGGCGGTTGGCCGCAACACTATGATCCTGCCGGTCCTCAACGGAATGCGTCATATGGACATCTTGTCGGGGCGATTTCCACACAATGTTATTGGCGGCGCTTTGAGAGTTATGACCGTTCTCGAAGAGGACGGCCGCATTATACAGCTTTCGCTCCTGCAAGAATTGGCCTATGGCGAACTCGACGGCAGCCTGACTCCGCGGATTCATGCGCTGGACGGATTCCTCCGAAGCGCTCAGATAGGAGCCCGGCTTTCGAGCTGCGTCCGTCGCGAAATGTGGGAGAAATGGATTTTGCTTTCTGCCCTGGGAGCGGTCACTTGCCTAATGCGCGGGCTAATAGGCGAGGTAGAAGAGAGCTGGCCCCGGTCGCTTGGACAGCTCCCCGCGGATTTTAAGTGGATCTCTGCCGGGGTTTGCTGAACGCGGGGTTCTCCGATTTGCCGCGGCGTCGGGAGGGCCGTAGGCCCGACCAGAGCGGTGACAAATCGAAAGGCGAAGTCATGCGGCCATCGCCGTTTCCTTGGCCCCAAAATAGGCCTCGTCCGGCGTGCGCCCGTCAAGCGACGAATGCGGGCGTCGCTCGTTGTAGAATTCCAAATACCGCCCGATCGACGCGCGCGCCTCGGAGACGCTGTCGTAGGCGTGCAGATAGACTTCCTCATATTTCACGCTGCGCCACAGTCGCTCGACAAAGACATTGTCGCGCCAAGCGCCCTTGCCGTCCATGCTGATGGCGACCTTGGCGTCGAGCAGCACGCGGGTGAAGTCCAGACTGGTGAACTGGCTCCCCTGATCCGTGTTGAAAATCTCAGGCTTGCCATGTTTCGCCAGCGCCTCTTCGAGCGCTTCGACGCAGAACGCCGCCTCCATCGTGATCGACACGCGATGCGACAGAACGCGGCGGCTGGCCACGTCGACGACTGCCGCGAGATAGACAAAGCCGCGCCGCATGGGGATGTAGCTGATGTCCATCGCCCAGACATGATCCGGCCGCTCGACCGTCACGCCGCGCAAAAGATACGTAGATCTTGTGGCCGGGCGCCGGCTTGCTCGTATTCGGCCGCCGGTAGATAGCCTCGATTCCCATTCGTTTCATCAGCGTCGTCACATGCCTGCGGCCGACGACGGCGCCCTCGCGCCGCACAGATCGCGCAGCATCCGCGCCCCCGCGAAGGGGTAATCGAGATGCAATTCGTCGAGGCGCCGCATCAGCTTCAGATCATCGCTCGAGACCGGCCGAGTCTTGTAATAGACCGCGCTGCGGGCGAGGCCGAGCATCTTTGCTTGCCCTTTGATCGGGAAGGCGTGGCTGCGATCGATCATCGCTTTGCGCTCAGCAGGCCGGATTTGCTGAGCGCGCCCTCTAAAAAATCATTGGCCAGGGTCAACTCGCCGATCTTGGCGTGAAGCGACTTCAAATCCACGGCTGCCTCTTTCGGCTCCGCCTTCTCCTGCCCGAACACGCCCGCCGCGCCTTCGAGCAACTGGCTCTCCCAGGTCGTGATCTGGTTCGGATGGACGTCGAAGTCGCAATCCAGACCCTGACTCCGCTCGGAACCGGAATCATCGGCGCGCCAGCGCCTTCAGGACCCGCGACAGCGCTGCCGTCTCGACATCCGCCCACACGATGATCCGATCGCCCTCGGCGAGCGCGATCTCCATCTGGCCGGTCGACCCTGGATCGGAATATCCCTCCGTCGTGTCCGGCGCTATCGTTACGGGCAGGATCGGAGCGAGTTCCTCCGGCGCGGCCGGCTCGGCGCCGAACTGCCGGCGCCAGGCGAAGAGTCGGTTGGCGTTGAGGTCGTAGCGCCGCGCAACCTCGACAATCGAAGCTCCGTCCTCCAGGCTCTCGTCAACGATCCGGCGCTTCTCTTCCAGAGTCCATGCTTGCGCCTGAGAGGCGCAGAATCTTCATCGTTGCTGCCCGACATGCCCGATAGTGTCCGCTTGTATCTGAAATGGACACGATTATCGCGCCACTCTTCAGACAGCTATCTCAAACACCGCGATCAATGTCAGGCGGTCCCCGCAGAAGGGATACCGACTTCACGGCGCAGCTTTTCGATCTCCAGGTGCTCCGGCTTCTGCTGGTCGTGGCCGGAGAAGGCCTGTGCGGGATCTGCCGTCAGCTCCCGAATCCAGCCGCAACACATTCTCGTGCACGTCCAGATCGGACAGGCCTGGGCGACCGTGACGCCGCGCTCCTTGACCAACCGAACCGCCTCAACCTTGAACTCGCGACTGAAATATCCGTCTCCCCACAATAACATCCGGCCTCATGAAACACCGTTTCTCGGCGTCCACGAAACCGGCAGCTGCTCGCTTCGTTTCGATGACCCCAATCTCTCAAGAGTTGGAGCCTCCGGCAATTCCGGCGCGGTTCAGTTCAGGGACTTGCGGGCCGCCAGGAAAATCTTCAAAGATTTGCAGATCGATTCTAATGCCAACCGAACCTCACACGACCCTCAGCAGTCTCATGCCCAAAGCTTCGCCGCGAGGACACAAAAGGATCAGACGCGGAACAGAGTCTGGTTAATGAAAGAGGGCATCCAGGGAGCAAGATCGAGAGATTCCCCTTGCTGAAGATCGAGCCGATCGCTAGGCAATCCTACTGCAAACGTGATTACGCAAGGCAGTTCATTGTGGCCACACTCAACGCGAATGTGCAAGTTGGCGAAGTTGGATGTCACGGAGGGAGAAGTGCCTATGTCGCCGCAAGATCTCTATCTAGATTTACTCGTTCGAATTCTCGCGAATACTATTTATGAGGATCCAACTATGGAGCCTTGGGCTGCGGACCCGAAGTACAGCGCGGATAAACGAGTTAATGGGCAGGACTGGCCTCGCGCCGCGCACACGATGGTCGGCGTTAAGCGCCTGAACAATCTAATCAGCTTGGTGTCTAGCGTCATACAGGACGGAATTCCGGGGGATCTCATTGAAACAGGCGTATGGCGAGGTGGATGCTGTATTCTCATGCAAGGTATTCTCGAAACATTTGGCGAAACACACCGTAAGATCTTTGTCGCCGACTCTTTTCAAGGATTGCCCCCCCCCGATCCGGCCCGTTACGCTGCTGACGCAGGAGACATCCATCATACGTTTCCAGAGCTCGCGGTCAGTTCGGAGCAGGTTAGGTCAAACTTTCATCGTTACGGTTTGCTGAAGGAAAACGTAGTTTTCATCGAGGGGTTCTTCGAAGACACCCTACCGAAACTGGATACTGGCCCCCTGGCGATAATTCGGCTTGACGGCGATATGTATGGGTCGACCATGGTGGCGTTGGAGGCTTTGTATCCGAAGTTATCGGATGGTGGGTATGTAATAGTTGACGACTATGGCGCGGTCCCTGCTTGCAAATTAGCTGTTACGGATTTCCGTCGTAATCATGGTGTCAATACCCCAATAGAACTGGTAGACTGGACCGGAGTATGGTGGCGGAAGCCCAGCTCTATCCACTCGGAATGATGTGTCGGATTGAACCGGCCCGGATTTGCCGGAGGCCCCAACCCTTGAGAGGACGTATGGCCCCCGTCTGCAAGCAGCGTGATCGAGAGCGCCCTTTATCAGTCTGCGTCAACGTATCCGGCCTGGATGCTGAGTTGATCCGGCGAAGATGGAGATACGCGCGTTCGGGTTCCTCATAATGGGGTCGGCGTCTTGCGCCATCCTCTCAACCAGATTACCCGGACGCCCTTCGACTGTTGGGCGATCTTCGACTTCAACTACTCGCAAACATCAGCCGTTCGGGCTCCCGAACGCTGAATGGCAGAATCTGTTACACGGCCGCTTTTGCCTCCTGCAACGAGAGGTTCTCGCGGTGCGAATTACCACCCAGGCGATCCGCGCAAGCTTGCTCGACAACGCCGTGACG
It contains:
- a CDS encoding glycosyltransferase family 4 protein, with the protein product MVDYIRTAFFDEDRADRGSSGSSPCDGNRRIDAWLSAWIQAENQHLICDRAMNTLDPVTATLYFRARELYWTVTRALGLGHLHDGSRVRTCRSRPHLPANSSPAHGCSRSAAGRLFIDVTPTHRFGGQTGIQRVVREVARRAPRSGFAMPVIIESGKLLSWYDSPDWSSPLSFAPGDRLLLLDACWGLTGEYESIIHSLRAAGGSLVTVVHDLIPLTHPLAVSPRMHAEFQEWFDAIVMESDGVVCVSRSAASDFIEYVEKRAPFGRPDLPVGWWRLGADFEDEDRRPVSAMAQAIFTDTTPCFLSVGTLEPRKAYPIALNAFEQLWRMGVDVRYLIVGRPGWQSDALAHDITRHPEFGRRLFWLDRASDTDLRFCYRHAHALVFPSVIEGFGLPLVEANRHGLPVIASDLPVFREIGGGHVDFVPLLDPRALAEKIMELCSRTAERKIVVAPSWDQSVDSLIRLIHEGAYQAGARIAARQAAIQGG
- a CDS encoding DUF6502 family protein, with protein sequence MTESRDDALPDAQKLQQPIARLLRPLVRLFIRCGTTFPALCDLLRELYVNVAVHDFALPDKEQTDSRISLLTGIHRKEVRRLREAGAPVRMTPASLSRTTQIVALWLADRRFTDRNGAPAPLRRAGSGPTFESLVEEVTKDLRPRAVLDEWLDRKIVVLDAKGRVVLTEAAIAPNRGDDRQLHYFGRNLHDHIAAAVENVTSNPAPFLERAVHYEGLSEDVARQLEALSRKVAMEALLAANREAQTLHRGDAGGEWRWNFGVYVYREREPRGDGAPENQPGEPS
- a CDS encoding DUF5666 domain-containing protein, with product MTGFLRLDRRRLIASLFACLANGAAPGRAGEKPKDNGLGGTGYISVLPDPDNGLGGTGVVGTIRGFGSILVNGLKISYAPTAEVTIDGQPVDVSRMRVGHVVSLVAQRNEAGFTTTRIRILHEVVGSIESISGRSLRILGQKVELGRGVAAGGLAVGQHVAVSGLRLPDQTIVASLVEPVDAAVAQIVGTVTRDADGRLAIGAQPLAGAARSLAGQRVALRGAVAAGAFEVSHVAPDEWLPRGVRQALVETYVERDGDMVAAAAGPMLTARRDPSFYGVIRAVIGVAMDRNGGWSIETFRASESLGEKGSGKDFRQRMKSVEETAPAPAGDGGGSRSGAEAPPNFGNVPSGGFGDPFPFGAGGAPPGGFPGPGMPGPGGRPRR
- a CDS encoding outer membrane protein, yielding MKKPTLSILALIALLEPTRAADLPSRKPVYTPPPPPAALWNGLYLGLNLGGGWPERGAGGVVGGAQIGYNYQLTPLFVVGLETDFQGTSLSLSGRRPALFDPTAFAAGAAPLLPFPGAQGARSVPWFGTLRARVGVLALSPTLLLYGTGGFAYAGAGGGVATGWTVGGGAEWTFARNWSAKAEYLFNDVSGGAAGGPGGKRDISFHVVRAGVNYRFDASDLLSFTKF
- a CDS encoding GCG_CRPN prefix-to-repeats domain-containing protein, yielding MNRLSFALCAAILSAAVSSVATPAFALGGCGPNGHRNGRGFCVFGGQNQDWCLRRTGHPATRMPNGTLRCFR
- a CDS encoding ketopantoate reductase family protein, whose amino-acid sequence is MRPERAAQIRERGLRIVSPYGDTIFHPTFITAERISQPYDIILVTVKAFQLDAALDAFSPAVGRNTMILPVLNGMRHMDILSGRFPHNVIGGALRVMTVLEEDGRIIQLSLLQELAYGELDGSLTPRIHALDGFLRSAQIGARLSSCVRREMWEKWILLSALGAVTCLMRGLIGEVEESWPRSLGQLPADFKWISAGVC
- the tnpA gene encoding IS66-like element accessory protein TnpA; the encoded protein is MEEKRRIVDESLEDGASIVEVARRYDLNANRLFAWRRQFGAEPAAPEELAPILPVTIAPDTTEGYSDPGSTGQMEIALAEGDRIIVWADVETAALSRVLKALARR
- a CDS encoding TylF/MycF family methyltransferase; amino-acid sequence: MSPQDLYLDLLVRILANTIYEDPTMEPWAADPKYSADKRVNGQDWPRAAHTMVGVKRLNNLISLVSSVIQDGIPGDLIETGVWRGGCCILMQGILETFGETHRKIFVADSFQGLPPPDPARYAADAGDIHHTFPELAVSSEQVRSNFHRYGLLKENVVFIEGFFEDTLPKLDTGPLAIIRLDGDMYGSTMVALEALYPKLSDGGYVIVDDYGAVPACKLAVTDFRRNHGVNTPIELVDWTGVWWRKPSSIHSE